One Roseiconus lacunae genomic region harbors:
- a CDS encoding DUF374 domain-containing protein — protein sequence MTLLLTVQSWMLGFVMLGLRLTCRVKVHNDPRGQLRERGQAYAFSILHAHSVAAAINREPRTAAMVSQSEDGQLLIPAYRLLRIKAIRGSSQRTGRRKGGREALDQLVKYVAIDSPVVLAVDGPRGPRNHVRKGITVLSRQSGAAVVNVAMVPRKRIVLAGTWDRMQIPWPFSCVDAYFGEPLIPDENESIEDYRVRIQDSLNQLEAKYDPVECKAAGDKAAARETRA from the coding sequence ATGACGCTCCTGCTAACCGTTCAATCTTGGATGTTGGGGTTCGTCATGTTGGGGTTGCGTTTGACGTGCCGTGTGAAAGTACACAACGATCCACGCGGACAATTGCGAGAGCGTGGCCAGGCATACGCCTTTTCAATTCTTCATGCCCACTCGGTCGCGGCTGCGATCAATCGCGAGCCTCGTACCGCGGCGATGGTGTCTCAGTCCGAGGATGGGCAATTGCTGATCCCCGCATATCGCCTGTTGCGGATCAAAGCGATTCGTGGCTCAAGCCAACGGACCGGTCGCCGAAAAGGCGGCCGGGAGGCACTCGATCAGTTGGTCAAATATGTCGCGATCGACTCACCCGTTGTTCTGGCCGTCGACGGCCCACGCGGGCCACGTAACCACGTCCGTAAAGGCATCACCGTGTTGTCTAGGCAATCGGGGGCGGCGGTCGTCAATGTGGCAATGGTACCAAGGAAGCGAATCGTATTAGCTGGCACCTGGGATCGAATGCAAATCCCATGGCCGTTCAGCTGTGTGGATGCCTACTTCGGCGAGCCCTTGATCCCCGACGAGAACGAATCAATCGAGGACTACCGGGTTCGAATTCAAGATTCACTCAACCAGCTCGAAGCTAAGTATGACCCCGTTGAATGCAAGGCAGCAGGCGACAAAGCCGCGGCTCGCGAAACCAGGGCGTAA
- a CDS encoding alkaline phosphatase D family protein, with product MRSKNSKNAGAGKELTRREALVVGAAATPLLATRPRQAVAAESEGNPVGPILGHVDHETAIIWYRPISDGEFVATLTNTQSKASVSAKANALPENDHCVTWQFDGLEADAEYTYSITQKGQAVARAKHQRIHTAPQPKHPSRTVLAMGSCASSTDFFDVWTQIAANDIDGLMLLGDTPYIDNKTLSVNRLRHREFLSIPTLAMIGASTPIWGTWDDHDFGGNDTDGTIAAKHLIRQAFTEYRAQKQFGDGEHGVYTKFRRGPVEVFMIDPRYFSQTEPSPVDPDKPTCLGKQQWQWLCEGLKSSTAPFKLLATGMIWDDKRNSEKDDWQTYAHEREAIFDFIGEHRIGGVVLIGGDIHVSRHLKYPMKDRIGYDLHQFIISPLHDRVIPSLNVEHPDLLWGEPLKNMFLTVAVDATGDRPTLEAKWIDRLGKLHHSVRIELDS from the coding sequence ATGCGTTCAAAGAACTCGAAGAATGCCGGCGCCGGCAAAGAACTGACTCGACGGGAAGCTCTTGTGGTCGGGGCCGCGGCGACACCGCTGTTGGCAACCCGGCCCCGGCAAGCCGTTGCCGCCGAATCCGAAGGAAACCCAGTGGGTCCCATTTTGGGGCACGTCGATCACGAGACGGCGATCATCTGGTATCGGCCAATTTCGGATGGTGAGTTCGTTGCAACGCTTACAAACACTCAATCAAAAGCAAGCGTTTCGGCGAAGGCAAACGCGTTGCCTGAAAATGACCACTGCGTCACATGGCAATTCGATGGTTTGGAAGCCGATGCCGAATACACATACTCGATCACTCAAAAGGGGCAAGCGGTCGCGCGGGCGAAGCATCAGCGTATTCATACCGCACCGCAACCGAAGCACCCATCGCGGACCGTTCTCGCCATGGGGTCCTGTGCTTCGAGCACGGACTTTTTTGATGTCTGGACTCAGATTGCGGCGAACGACATCGATGGTCTGATGCTGTTGGGGGATACACCCTACATTGACAACAAAACTCTATCGGTCAATCGATTGCGGCATCGCGAATTTTTATCGATCCCGACTCTTGCGATGATCGGGGCATCGACGCCAATTTGGGGCACGTGGGATGACCATGATTTCGGTGGCAACGACACCGATGGGACGATTGCCGCGAAGCACCTGATCCGCCAAGCATTCACCGAGTATCGGGCTCAGAAGCAATTTGGCGATGGCGAGCATGGCGTCTATACCAAGTTTCGCCGTGGTCCCGTCGAAGTGTTCATGATTGACCCACGATATTTTTCACAAACAGAACCCAGCCCCGTTGATCCCGATAAACCAACCTGTCTTGGCAAACAGCAATGGCAGTGGCTCTGCGAAGGCTTAAAGTCGTCGACGGCTCCGTTCAAGTTGCTTGCGACCGGAATGATCTGGGACGACAAACGAAACAGCGAAAAGGACGATTGGCAAACGTATGCACACGAACGAGAAGCCATCTTCGACTTCATCGGAGAGCATCGCATCGGTGGTGTGGTCTTGATCGGAGGCGATATCCATGTATCGCGTCACCTCAAGTATCCGATGAAAGATCGAATCGGATACGATTTGCACCAGTTCATCATCAGTCCATTGCACGATCGAGTCATCCCGTCACTGAATGTCGAGCACCCAGATCTTCTCTGGGGCGAACCACTCAAGAACATGTTTTTGACAGTGGCCGTCGACGCGACCGGCGATCGGCCCACGCTCGAAGCGAAATGGATCGACCGTCTGGGAAAGCTGCATCACAGCGTTCGTATCGAGCTTGATTCGTAG
- a CDS encoding type III PLP-dependent enzyme has product MIQLQGVARTAFVREARAVLDFDLARQLAFEYGTPLLVVSKSKLIDTYHAMRQALPGVDLYYAAKSNCDLNILSTLCAENAFVDICSEGELDAALAAGFTPDRMLHTHPCKTDRNLLRCYDAGVRWFVFDNSFEAEKIARLAPDASLLMRLAVSGNSSMINLSSKFGAPLEDALEILQCARQLGLNVRGFSFHVGSQCIDPEDYRSVLRSVRGFWDQAAELGFGLEILDIGGGFPAPYLENAPTMDSFGFVVSEGLRESFGDLPIRLIAEPGRGLSAECTTLITRVIGKSTRWGTPWYIIDDGLYGSFSGKVFDHADFPLIVENAWDRGAEACVIAGPTCDSSDVVSRDQYLPVLEVGELLLVPSMGAYAGASASPFNGLPVARTIQID; this is encoded by the coding sequence TTGATCCAACTACAGGGTGTTGCGCGCACCGCATTCGTTCGTGAAGCTCGTGCGGTTCTTGATTTTGACTTGGCTCGACAACTCGCTTTCGAGTACGGGACACCACTTCTGGTCGTCTCTAAATCCAAACTGATCGACACCTATCATGCGATGCGTCAAGCGTTGCCAGGCGTAGACTTGTACTACGCCGCAAAATCAAATTGCGACTTGAACATTCTTTCGACGCTGTGCGCCGAAAACGCCTTCGTCGATATTTGCTCCGAGGGCGAACTGGACGCCGCGTTGGCGGCCGGTTTCACCCCAGACCGAATGCTGCACACCCATCCCTGTAAGACCGACCGAAACCTGTTGCGTTGCTACGACGCGGGCGTCCGTTGGTTTGTGTTTGACAACTCTTTCGAGGCCGAAAAGATCGCCCGACTGGCCCCCGATGCCTCGCTGCTGATGCGACTGGCCGTTTCGGGGAACTCGAGCATGATCAACCTGTCGTCTAAATTCGGTGCACCACTCGAAGACGCCCTTGAAATCCTGCAGTGCGCCCGCCAGTTGGGATTGAATGTGCGTGGGTTTTCGTTTCATGTCGGCAGCCAATGCATCGACCCCGAAGACTACCGGTCAGTCCTACGATCGGTCCGTGGGTTCTGGGATCAGGCTGCTGAACTGGGCTTCGGTTTGGAAATCCTGGACATCGGTGGCGGTTTCCCGGCTCCCTACTTGGAAAACGCACCCACGATGGACTCGTTCGGCTTCGTCGTTTCCGAAGGCTTGCGCGAATCATTTGGCGACCTACCGATTCGGTTGATCGCCGAACCTGGTCGTGGCTTGAGTGCCGAGTGCACCACGTTAATCACCCGCGTGATCGGCAAAAGTACTCGATGGGGAACGCCTTGGTACATCATCGACGACGGGTTGTACGGTAGCTTCTCGGGCAAGGTATTCGACCACGCAGACTTTCCACTGATTGTCGAAAACGCATGGGATCGCGGTGCCGAAGCCTGTGTCATTGCCGGACCGACTTGCGATTCCAGCGATGTGGTTAGCCGTGACCAATACCTCCCGGTTCTCGAAGTCGGTGAACTATTGCTTGTGCCCTCAATGGGGGCATACGCAGGTGCCAGCGCCAGCCCCTTTAACGGGTTGCCGGTCGCCCGCACGATCCAAATCGATTGA
- a CDS encoding sodium:solute symporter family protein translates to MLTIAVLLYLALTIGIGLYASRLVGDSKDFMIAGRSLPLYMNFTCVFATWFGAETVLSVSATFANEGLSAIPGDPFGFSVCLVLVAILFAKYFYRLNLLTIGDYYRLRYGKRVEILTSAVIAFSYLGWAAAQFTAFGLVLSVLGKSAGATWMTLKVGIVVGAVVVVIYTALGGMWSVALTDMIQTVVIVIGLLIVAFLVANLAGGFTPVFESARHAGKLQLFPQGGTREWFAYVAGFLTAALGSIPQQDVFQRVTSAKDERTAVRGTLLGGSFYFVFAFVPMFIAYAATVIDPAFMERFASDDEREIQRTLPDLVLTTMPFWAQAIFMGALVSAILSTASGTLLAPANLLVENVLRSSRRKLSEKSILLSLRIVVVLFAIIVTVQAIASSKTMYEMVQAAYSIVLAGALVPLVFGIYWKQATTQGALMAIVLGVMVWAVMCFGFGDEFIVPSQLCGLAASVLGMIIGSIAPQWVSDKQLQPAARAESFVGN, encoded by the coding sequence ATGCTCACTATCGCAGTACTGCTTTATCTTGCACTGACCATCGGGATCGGTTTGTATGCCTCTCGGTTGGTGGGAGATTCCAAGGACTTCATGATCGCCGGTAGATCCCTACCGCTTTACATGAATTTCACCTGCGTGTTTGCGACTTGGTTTGGCGCGGAAACCGTGTTGTCGGTTTCGGCGACTTTCGCGAATGAGGGTCTCTCGGCGATCCCGGGAGATCCGTTCGGATTTTCAGTTTGCTTAGTACTGGTCGCGATTCTGTTTGCCAAGTATTTTTACCGTCTGAACTTGCTGACGATCGGTGATTACTACCGCTTGCGCTATGGCAAGCGGGTCGAAATTCTGACCTCTGCGGTGATCGCATTTTCCTATCTGGGGTGGGCGGCGGCGCAGTTCACGGCGTTCGGATTGGTGCTTTCAGTGCTCGGAAAATCCGCCGGTGCGACTTGGATGACACTGAAAGTTGGCATCGTGGTGGGGGCGGTCGTTGTGGTGATCTACACGGCACTCGGTGGGATGTGGTCGGTTGCGCTAACGGACATGATCCAAACCGTTGTGATCGTCATCGGCTTGCTGATCGTCGCATTCCTGGTCGCTAATTTGGCAGGCGGTTTCACACCGGTTTTCGAATCCGCGCGTCACGCTGGTAAGCTGCAACTGTTCCCACAAGGCGGTACTCGCGAGTGGTTCGCCTATGTCGCTGGCTTTTTGACGGCGGCACTTGGCTCGATCCCGCAACAAGATGTCTTTCAACGCGTCACCAGTGCTAAGGACGAACGGACGGCGGTGCGCGGCACGTTGTTGGGGGGCTCGTTCTACTTTGTCTTCGCCTTCGTGCCGATGTTTATCGCATACGCCGCGACCGTGATCGATCCTGCGTTCATGGAGCGTTTTGCAAGCGACGACGAACGTGAGATCCAACGGACGCTGCCAGATCTGGTACTGACGACGATGCCGTTCTGGGCTCAGGCGATCTTCATGGGGGCTCTGGTATCAGCGATCCTCTCGACGGCCAGCGGTACGTTGCTGGCACCCGCGAACTTGCTCGTCGAAAATGTTTTGCGATCCTCGCGGAGGAAGCTGTCGGAAAAATCCATTCTGTTATCGTTGCGAATTGTGGTGGTGCTGTTCGCTATCATTGTGACGGTGCAGGCAATTGCCAGCAGCAAAACGATGTACGAAATGGTGCAAGCGGCCTACAGCATCGTGCTTGCCGGGGCACTCGTCCCGCTCGTATTTGGAATCTACTGGAAGCAGGCGACGACGCAAGGCGCACTGATGGCGATCGTGCTTGGCGTCATGGTTTGGGCTGTGATGTGCTTTGGTTTCGGCGACGAATTCATCGTCCCTTCGCAGTTGTGTGGATTGGCAGCCAGCGTGCTTGGCATGATCATCGGATCGATCGCCCCACAGTGGGTCAGCGACAAGCAGCTACAGCCCGCTGCGAGGGCTGAATCGTTCGTCGGTAATTGA